One stretch of Arachis hypogaea cultivar Tifrunner chromosome 20, arahy.Tifrunner.gnm2.J5K5, whole genome shotgun sequence DNA includes these proteins:
- the LOC112784483 gene encoding E3 ubiquitin-protein ligase RGLG5 isoform X1, with amino-acid sequence MNPELEILTALFAILCFLGFILKETVMGGKSSRECVGGDRRHVSSSCGGGGGSSSSWDNYGGYPNQSPYQTPQHHHASAPYYDYASSQPKRKLDRRYSRINDDYRSHDEVTAALANAGLESSNLIVGIDFTKSNEWTGKRSFNRKCLHHIGNGYNPYEQAISIIGKTLSVFDEDNLIPCYGFGDASTHDQDVFSFHSDERFCNGFEEVLARYRQIVPRLKLAGPTSFAPIIEMAITIVEQSGGQYHVLLIIADGQVTRSIDTKHGHLSPQEQKTIDAIVKASEYPLSIVLVGVGDGPWDMMREFDDNIPTRSFDNFQFVNFTEIMSRSADPAKREADFALAALMEIPSQYKATLELGILGSRRGHSPDRVPLPPPLYERNPSSLSTRSYRPDSFQQNTPMHTGYDNRVNAEQSSSPLYDNKVCPICLTNAKDMAFGCGHQTCCECGVNLEFCPICRSTIQTRIRLY; translated from the exons ATGAATCCGGAG cTGGAGATTTTGACAGCATTGTTTGCAATTTTGTGCTTCTTGGGGTTTATTCTGAAGGAGACAGTCATGGGAGGGAAGAGTTCAAGAGAGTGTGTTGGTGGTGATCGGAGACATGTTTCCTCAtcatgtggtggtggtggtggttcttcATCTTCATGGGATAACTATGGAGGGTACCCTAATCAGAGTCCATATCAAACACCTCAACACCACCATGCATCAGCTCCATATTATGACTATGCTTCTTCACAACCAAAGAGAAAGCTTGATAGGAGATATTCAAGGATTAATGATGATTACCGTTCACATGATGAG GTTACTGCTGCTCTTGCAAATGCTGGCCTGGAATCTTCTAATCTCATTGTTGGCATTGATTTCACAAAGAGCAATGAGTGGACAG GGAAGCGGTCATTCAATCGAAAATGTTTGCATCATATTGGAAATGGTTATAACCCCTATGAACAAGCTATCTCGATTATCGGGAAAACTTTATCCGTTTTCGACGAAGATAACTTGATTCCTTGTTATGGATTTGGAGATG CATCGACGCATGATCAAGATGTATTTAGTTTCCATTCGGACGAGAGGTTCTGCAATGGATTTGAGGAAGTTTTGGCACGATACAGACAAATTGTTCCGCGCCTCAAACTTGCAG GACCTACTTCATTTGCCCCAATTATCGAGATGGCGATAACTATTGTTGAGCAAAGTGGTGGCCAGTATCATGTCTTGCTGATAATTGCAGATGGACAG GTGACCAGAAGTATTGACACCAAGCATGGACACTTGAGTCCACAAGAACAGAAGACAATAGATGCCATTGTAAAAGCCAg TGAGTATCCACTCTCAATAGTTTTGGTCGGAGTTGGAGATGGACCTTGGGATATGATGAGGGAATTTGATGATAACATCCCTACTAGATCATTCGACAATTTTCAG TTTGTGAATTTTACCGAAATAATGTCGAGGAGTGCGGATCCGGCCAAAAGAGAGGCAGACTTTGCTCTGGCAGCTTTGATGGAGATACCTTCTCAATATAAGGCAACCCTGGAACTTGGCATCTTAGG TTCAAGGAGGGGACATTCACCAGACAGGGTTCCTCTACCCCCACCTCTTTATGAAAGGAATCCATCTAGCCTTAGCACGAGATCTTATCGGCCGGACAGTTTTCAGCAGAATACGCCTATGCATACTGGCTATGATAATAGAGTTAACGCAGAACAATCTTCAAGTCCTCTATATGATAACAAG GTTTGTCCAATTTGTCTCACCAATGCAAAGGATATGGCTTTTGGTTGCGGGCATCAG ACTTGTTGCGAATGCGGTGTAAACCTCGAATTCTGCCCCATTTGCCGGAGCACAATCCAAACCAGGATAAGGCTTTACTAG
- the LOC112784483 gene encoding E3 ubiquitin-protein ligase RGLG5 isoform X3 — protein MGGKSSRECVGGDRRHVSSSCGGGGGSSSSWDNYGGYPNQSPYQTPQHHHASAPYYDYASSQPKRKLDRRYSRINDDYRSHDEVTAALANAGLESSNLIVGIDFTKSNEWTGKRSFNRKCLHHIGNGYNPYEQAISIIGKTLSVFDEDNLIPCYGFGDASTHDQDVFSFHSDERFCNGFEEVLARYRQIVPRLKLAGPTSFAPIIEMAITIVEQSGGQYHVLLIIADGQVTRSIDTKHGHLSPQEQKTIDAIVKASEYPLSIVLVGVGDGPWDMMREFDDNIPTRSFDNFQFVNFTEIMSRSADPAKREADFALAALMEIPSQYKATLELGILGSRRGHSPDRVPLPPPLYERNPSSLSTRSYRPDSFQQNTPMHTGYDNRVNAEQSSSPLYDNKVCPICLTNAKDMAFGCGHQTCCECGVNLEFCPICRSTIQTRIRLY, from the exons ATGGGAGGGAAGAGTTCAAGAGAGTGTGTTGGTGGTGATCGGAGACATGTTTCCTCAtcatgtggtggtggtggtggttcttcATCTTCATGGGATAACTATGGAGGGTACCCTAATCAGAGTCCATATCAAACACCTCAACACCACCATGCATCAGCTCCATATTATGACTATGCTTCTTCACAACCAAAGAGAAAGCTTGATAGGAGATATTCAAGGATTAATGATGATTACCGTTCACATGATGAG GTTACTGCTGCTCTTGCAAATGCTGGCCTGGAATCTTCTAATCTCATTGTTGGCATTGATTTCACAAAGAGCAATGAGTGGACAG GGAAGCGGTCATTCAATCGAAAATGTTTGCATCATATTGGAAATGGTTATAACCCCTATGAACAAGCTATCTCGATTATCGGGAAAACTTTATCCGTTTTCGACGAAGATAACTTGATTCCTTGTTATGGATTTGGAGATG CATCGACGCATGATCAAGATGTATTTAGTTTCCATTCGGACGAGAGGTTCTGCAATGGATTTGAGGAAGTTTTGGCACGATACAGACAAATTGTTCCGCGCCTCAAACTTGCAG GACCTACTTCATTTGCCCCAATTATCGAGATGGCGATAACTATTGTTGAGCAAAGTGGTGGCCAGTATCATGTCTTGCTGATAATTGCAGATGGACAG GTGACCAGAAGTATTGACACCAAGCATGGACACTTGAGTCCACAAGAACAGAAGACAATAGATGCCATTGTAAAAGCCAg TGAGTATCCACTCTCAATAGTTTTGGTCGGAGTTGGAGATGGACCTTGGGATATGATGAGGGAATTTGATGATAACATCCCTACTAGATCATTCGACAATTTTCAG TTTGTGAATTTTACCGAAATAATGTCGAGGAGTGCGGATCCGGCCAAAAGAGAGGCAGACTTTGCTCTGGCAGCTTTGATGGAGATACCTTCTCAATATAAGGCAACCCTGGAACTTGGCATCTTAGG TTCAAGGAGGGGACATTCACCAGACAGGGTTCCTCTACCCCCACCTCTTTATGAAAGGAATCCATCTAGCCTTAGCACGAGATCTTATCGGCCGGACAGTTTTCAGCAGAATACGCCTATGCATACTGGCTATGATAATAGAGTTAACGCAGAACAATCTTCAAGTCCTCTATATGATAACAAG GTTTGTCCAATTTGTCTCACCAATGCAAAGGATATGGCTTTTGGTTGCGGGCATCAG ACTTGTTGCGAATGCGGTGTAAACCTCGAATTCTGCCCCATTTGCCGGAGCACAATCCAAACCAGGATAAGGCTTTACTAG
- the LOC112784483 gene encoding E3 ubiquitin-protein ligase RGLG5 isoform X2, with protein MNPELEILTALFAILCFLGFILKETVMGGKSSRECVGGDRRHVSSSCGGGGGSSSSWDNYGGYPNQSPYQTPQHHHASAPYYDYASSQPKRKLDRRYSRINDDYRSHDEVTAALANAGLESSNLIVGIDFTKSNEWTGKRSFNRKCLHHIGNGYNPYEQAISIIGKTLSVFDEDNLIPCYGFGDASTHDQDVFSFHSDERFCNGFEEVLARYRQIVPRLKLAGPTSFAPIIEMAITIVEQSGGQYHVLLIIADGQVTRSIDTKHGHLSPQEQKTIDAIVKASEYPLSIVLVGVGDGPWDMMREFDDNIPTRSFDNFQFVNFTEIMSRSADPAKREADFALAALMEIPSQYKATLELGILGSRRGHSPDRVPLPPPLYERNPSSLSTRSYRPDSFQQNTPMHTGYDNRVNAEQSSSPLYDNKVCPICLTNAKDMAFGCGHQA; from the exons ATGAATCCGGAG cTGGAGATTTTGACAGCATTGTTTGCAATTTTGTGCTTCTTGGGGTTTATTCTGAAGGAGACAGTCATGGGAGGGAAGAGTTCAAGAGAGTGTGTTGGTGGTGATCGGAGACATGTTTCCTCAtcatgtggtggtggtggtggttcttcATCTTCATGGGATAACTATGGAGGGTACCCTAATCAGAGTCCATATCAAACACCTCAACACCACCATGCATCAGCTCCATATTATGACTATGCTTCTTCACAACCAAAGAGAAAGCTTGATAGGAGATATTCAAGGATTAATGATGATTACCGTTCACATGATGAG GTTACTGCTGCTCTTGCAAATGCTGGCCTGGAATCTTCTAATCTCATTGTTGGCATTGATTTCACAAAGAGCAATGAGTGGACAG GGAAGCGGTCATTCAATCGAAAATGTTTGCATCATATTGGAAATGGTTATAACCCCTATGAACAAGCTATCTCGATTATCGGGAAAACTTTATCCGTTTTCGACGAAGATAACTTGATTCCTTGTTATGGATTTGGAGATG CATCGACGCATGATCAAGATGTATTTAGTTTCCATTCGGACGAGAGGTTCTGCAATGGATTTGAGGAAGTTTTGGCACGATACAGACAAATTGTTCCGCGCCTCAAACTTGCAG GACCTACTTCATTTGCCCCAATTATCGAGATGGCGATAACTATTGTTGAGCAAAGTGGTGGCCAGTATCATGTCTTGCTGATAATTGCAGATGGACAG GTGACCAGAAGTATTGACACCAAGCATGGACACTTGAGTCCACAAGAACAGAAGACAATAGATGCCATTGTAAAAGCCAg TGAGTATCCACTCTCAATAGTTTTGGTCGGAGTTGGAGATGGACCTTGGGATATGATGAGGGAATTTGATGATAACATCCCTACTAGATCATTCGACAATTTTCAG TTTGTGAATTTTACCGAAATAATGTCGAGGAGTGCGGATCCGGCCAAAAGAGAGGCAGACTTTGCTCTGGCAGCTTTGATGGAGATACCTTCTCAATATAAGGCAACCCTGGAACTTGGCATCTTAGG TTCAAGGAGGGGACATTCACCAGACAGGGTTCCTCTACCCCCACCTCTTTATGAAAGGAATCCATCTAGCCTTAGCACGAGATCTTATCGGCCGGACAGTTTTCAGCAGAATACGCCTATGCATACTGGCTATGATAATAGAGTTAACGCAGAACAATCTTCAAGTCCTCTATATGATAACAAG GTTTGTCCAATTTGTCTCACCAATGCAAAGGATATGGCTTTTGGTTGCGGGCATCAG GCATGA
- the LOC112784483 gene encoding E3 ubiquitin-protein ligase RGLG5 isoform X4, which yields MGGKSSRECVGGDRRHVSSSCGGGGGSSSSWDNYGGYPNQSPYQTPQHHHASAPYYDYASSQPKRKLDRRYSRINDDYRSHDEVTAALANAGLESSNLIVGIDFTKSNEWTGKRSFNRKCLHHIGNGYNPYEQAISIIGKTLSVFDEDNLIPCYGFGDASTHDQDVFSFHSDERFCNGFEEVLARYRQIVPRLKLAGPTSFAPIIEMAITIVEQSGGQYHVLLIIADGQVTRSIDTKHGHLSPQEQKTIDAIVKASEYPLSIVLVGVGDGPWDMMREFDDNIPTRSFDNFQFVNFTEIMSRSADPAKREADFALAALMEIPSQYKATLELGILGSRRGHSPDRVPLPPPLYERNPSSLSTRSYRPDSFQQNTPMHTGYDNRVNAEQSSSPLYDNKVCPICLTNAKDMAFGCGHQA from the exons ATGGGAGGGAAGAGTTCAAGAGAGTGTGTTGGTGGTGATCGGAGACATGTTTCCTCAtcatgtggtggtggtggtggttcttcATCTTCATGGGATAACTATGGAGGGTACCCTAATCAGAGTCCATATCAAACACCTCAACACCACCATGCATCAGCTCCATATTATGACTATGCTTCTTCACAACCAAAGAGAAAGCTTGATAGGAGATATTCAAGGATTAATGATGATTACCGTTCACATGATGAG GTTACTGCTGCTCTTGCAAATGCTGGCCTGGAATCTTCTAATCTCATTGTTGGCATTGATTTCACAAAGAGCAATGAGTGGACAG GGAAGCGGTCATTCAATCGAAAATGTTTGCATCATATTGGAAATGGTTATAACCCCTATGAACAAGCTATCTCGATTATCGGGAAAACTTTATCCGTTTTCGACGAAGATAACTTGATTCCTTGTTATGGATTTGGAGATG CATCGACGCATGATCAAGATGTATTTAGTTTCCATTCGGACGAGAGGTTCTGCAATGGATTTGAGGAAGTTTTGGCACGATACAGACAAATTGTTCCGCGCCTCAAACTTGCAG GACCTACTTCATTTGCCCCAATTATCGAGATGGCGATAACTATTGTTGAGCAAAGTGGTGGCCAGTATCATGTCTTGCTGATAATTGCAGATGGACAG GTGACCAGAAGTATTGACACCAAGCATGGACACTTGAGTCCACAAGAACAGAAGACAATAGATGCCATTGTAAAAGCCAg TGAGTATCCACTCTCAATAGTTTTGGTCGGAGTTGGAGATGGACCTTGGGATATGATGAGGGAATTTGATGATAACATCCCTACTAGATCATTCGACAATTTTCAG TTTGTGAATTTTACCGAAATAATGTCGAGGAGTGCGGATCCGGCCAAAAGAGAGGCAGACTTTGCTCTGGCAGCTTTGATGGAGATACCTTCTCAATATAAGGCAACCCTGGAACTTGGCATCTTAGG TTCAAGGAGGGGACATTCACCAGACAGGGTTCCTCTACCCCCACCTCTTTATGAAAGGAATCCATCTAGCCTTAGCACGAGATCTTATCGGCCGGACAGTTTTCAGCAGAATACGCCTATGCATACTGGCTATGATAATAGAGTTAACGCAGAACAATCTTCAAGTCCTCTATATGATAACAAG GTTTGTCCAATTTGTCTCACCAATGCAAAGGATATGGCTTTTGGTTGCGGGCATCAG GCATGA